The Ranitomeya variabilis isolate aRanVar5 chromosome 7, aRanVar5.hap1, whole genome shotgun sequence genome includes a window with the following:
- the RBBP6 gene encoding E3 ubiquitin-protein ligase RBBP6 isoform X6 → MSCVHYKFSSKLNYDTVTFDGLHISLADLKKQIMGRERLKAADCDLQITNAQTQEEYTDETALIPKNSSVIVRRIPIGGVKTATKTFVISRAEPVSGTSKSVCNPTITFFPFIPLFLHPFLSCGL, encoded by the exons ATGTCGTGTGTGCACTATAAGTTCTCCTCCAAACTCAACTATGACACCGTGACCTTCGATGGGCTGCACATCTCCCTGGCCGACCTGAAGAAGCAGATCATGGGCCGGGAGCGGCTGAAGGCGGCCGACTGCGACCTGCAGATCACCAACGCGCAGACCCAGGAAG AGTACACAGATGAAACAGCTCTTATTCCCAAGAACTCTTCTGTCATTGTTCGAAGAATCCCAATTGGAGGAGTGAAAACTGCAACCAAGACATTTGTCAT AAGTCGCGCCGAGCCAGTGAGTGGAACATCAAAATCAGTATGTAACCCCACAATCACCTTTTTTCCGTTTATACCTCTTTTTCTCCATCCTTTTTTAAGCTGCGGGCTCTGA